The following are encoded together in the Fusobacterium periodonticum 1_1_41FAA genome:
- a CDS encoding FAD-I family protein produces MKSKLMLTALLGVLLVGSFAYAEENDDEAKKRLLKEYEKVQKEREKEAEEAAKRQAEEGTQTVQDIANQTTENGEVVEGATVEGGEVAVAQEEVTPKKSRKNMTESEKMDEEIQRIKKRMLEINDKIENYNKTNEMLDNLEKNVGELERRVSY; encoded by the coding sequence ATGAAAAGTAAACTAATGTTAACAGCATTATTAGGAGTTCTTTTAGTAGGTTCGTTTGCTTATGCAGAAGAAAATGATGATGAAGCAAAGAAAAGACTATTAAAAGAATATGAAAAAGTTCAAAAAGAAAGAGAAAAAGAAGCAGAAGAAGCAGCCAAAAGACAAGCTGAAGAAGGAACTCAAACAGTTCAAGATATAGCTAATCAAACTACAGAAAATGGGGAAGTAGTAGAAGGTGCAACTGTTGAAGGTGGAGAAGTAGCAGTGGCACAAGAAGAAGTAACTCCAAAAAAATCAAGAAAAAATATGACAGAATCAGAAAAAATGGATGAAGAAATCCAAAGAATAAAGAAAAGAATGTTAGAAATAAATGACAAGATAGAAAACTATAACAAGACAAATGAAATGCTTGATAATTTAGAAAAGAATGTTGGAGAACTAGAAAGAAGAGTAAGTTATTAA